Proteins from a single region of Deltaproteobacteria bacterium:
- a CDS encoding WYL domain-containing protein produces the protein MRVKKKEGPIRNKHVKKLDMFMLARFEFIETRLFWGEGLRASDLAEAFGITRQSAQTTIDDYRRRHPRQMRYDPKRKRHVPEDSFSPSYIRTAPIRFLDYLRGQTLAGFYREERGWSDIELTDVDRLLRPELPLETIRTVLSALLRKQVVQINYRSKNLESLTVRSISPNHLVFAEDRYHLRAYCHQKQYFLDFVLSRILWAEITNEEWVSSAEDKIWNTFTTLRFRPNPKLPMETQDAVLKNYETQESGYRIVRCREALAYYIKRKLLSSNNKYGTPLWEEV, from the coding sequence ATGAGAGTCAAGAAAAAAGAAGGACCTATAAGGAATAAACATGTCAAGAAACTTGACATGTTTATGCTCGCTCGGTTTGAGTTTATCGAGACGCGGCTATTCTGGGGGGAGGGCCTTAGAGCCAGCGACCTAGCCGAAGCCTTCGGGATCACACGACAATCGGCTCAGACCACTATCGATGATTACCGGCGCCGACATCCCCGACAAATGCGATATGATCCGAAACGCAAAAGACATGTTCCCGAAGATTCTTTTTCGCCAAGCTATATTCGGACTGCACCGATTCGTTTTCTCGATTACCTCCGAGGGCAAACGCTTGCCGGGTTTTACAGGGAAGAGCGAGGGTGGAGCGACATAGAACTGACCGATGTGGACAGATTACTGCGACCAGAGTTGCCTCTGGAAACTATCAGAACGGTTCTTTCTGCGCTGCTGCGGAAACAGGTAGTTCAAATCAATTACCGCAGCAAAAACCTAGAATCCCTGACGGTCCGGTCCATATCGCCAAATCACTTGGTTTTTGCCGAGGATCGTTATCACTTGCGGGCCTACTGCCACCAGAAACAGTATTTTCTTGATTTCGTTCTCTCGAGGATTTTGTGGGCGGAAATTACAAACGAGGAGTGGGTGTCTTCTGCAGAGGACAAGATATGGAATACATTTACTACATTACGATTTCGTCCAAACCCGAAATTACCTATGGAAACCCAGGACGCGGTGTTGAAGAACTATGAAACCCAGGAAAGTGGGTATCGGATAGTGAGATGTCGAGAAGCGCTGGCGTATTACATTAAACGAAAACTCCTTTCTTCCAACAATAAGTATGGCACTCCGCTGTGGGAAGAAGTATAA
- a CDS encoding DEAD/DEAH box helicase encodes MDVTISRHCVESDPESGLSPLQQELLNRQEKVRIADAPTGAGKSYAFQRAMMAGERILFVVPTRRLAQNLIAGLHESLIRDAGWRAEAATQKLALWTSDATEALKAGGETNVGARRVREISGLNIALEGGEMIVAVPEVVSHLLLRRRREKGQTDMGVFEILNQFEHIVFDEFHTIAPRGFGLAAVFAKLATEYPGSRARVSFLSATPLDIQAVLRRIEIPDSQIVHLKETLTSTGRPVHGHVQLSLRDCGDMVSLLHSETAAIREEIRLDRQVVVIYNRLADLQRDLPKLEAMLRAAGLPEGRVLLIDSIDDSRINIAHPDYFSAGRNNLPEQFDMLIATASVEMGVTFRANLLFMEPGFEPLNFLQRYGRAARGDHDGRVIVRIDDDFRNQYSWFVSLEKWISAHSGERLSINDLTETLSRQMRQRFKDRPQDGRRYFGNLPNQAAYSAGLFWNVLMGHFSNQGHRWKHLKEFQPQPAKAVFALIRKVRKMETDARIGPIVKDWCDRFEEEARTLRDIDKGVRVVDGSGEKWRASEIWLRRNTDILDRFPVVMGEDGQEEVHIRGTLGDSLLDRPQFIKANRRVRFPHTEYVAELDDDAFLIDSWCRAFRDARGLGALAWEKHPEAMAATETLVRLTGLVVTDEMAVDSCGTIL; translated from the coding sequence ATGGATGTGACTATTTCGAGGCATTGCGTGGAGAGTGATCCGGAATCCGGACTCTCTCCGCTGCAGCAGGAACTGCTGAACCGGCAGGAGAAGGTTCGAATCGCCGATGCGCCCACAGGGGCCGGCAAGAGTTATGCATTCCAGCGGGCCATGATGGCGGGCGAACGCATTCTCTTTGTCGTACCTACGCGGCGATTGGCCCAAAATCTTATTGCAGGACTGCACGAATCCCTGATTCGGGACGCAGGATGGCGGGCAGAAGCGGCAACGCAAAAGCTGGCCCTTTGGACCTCCGACGCCACTGAAGCATTGAAGGCCGGTGGTGAAACAAACGTGGGCGCACGCCGGGTCCGCGAGATATCTGGGCTTAATATCGCTCTCGAAGGCGGTGAAATGATCGTTGCAGTGCCCGAAGTCGTGAGTCATTTGCTATTGAGACGGAGAAGGGAAAAAGGCCAGACCGACATGGGCGTCTTTGAGATACTCAATCAATTTGAGCATATTGTCTTTGACGAATTCCACACCATCGCCCCGAGAGGATTCGGGCTAGCCGCGGTCTTCGCCAAATTGGCCACTGAATATCCCGGAAGCCGGGCACGAGTCAGTTTCTTGTCTGCCACTCCGCTGGATATCCAGGCCGTCCTTCGTCGGATCGAGATTCCAGACAGTCAGATCGTTCATCTGAAGGAGACTTTGACTTCCACTGGGCGGCCCGTCCATGGCCATGTTCAGCTCTCGCTCCGGGATTGCGGGGACATGGTCTCTTTGCTTCACAGTGAAACCGCGGCCATCCGCGAAGAGATTCGGTTGGACCGTCAGGTGGTCGTGATTTACAATCGGCTGGCCGACCTTCAGCGGGATTTGCCTAAACTGGAGGCGATGCTGAGGGCAGCAGGGCTTCCGGAAGGCCGAGTTCTTCTCATCGACAGCATTGACGACTCAAGGATCAACATCGCTCATCCTGATTATTTTTCGGCCGGTCGGAATAACCTCCCTGAACAATTCGACATGCTGATCGCCACGGCCAGCGTAGAAATGGGGGTAACTTTTCGGGCTAACTTATTGTTCATGGAGCCGGGTTTTGAGCCGCTCAATTTCCTTCAGCGATACGGCCGGGCTGCAAGGGGCGACCACGATGGCCGGGTGATCGTCCGGATTGACGACGATTTTCGCAACCAATACTCTTGGTTCGTTTCATTGGAAAAATGGATTTCAGCCCACAGTGGTGAAAGACTTAGCATTAATGATTTGACAGAGACGTTGAGCCGTCAAATGCGGCAGCGATTTAAAGATCGCCCTCAAGATGGAAGGCGCTATTTCGGCAATTTGCCCAACCAGGCAGCTTATTCGGCGGGTCTCTTCTGGAATGTATTGATGGGACACTTCAGCAACCAGGGTCATCGCTGGAAGCACCTGAAGGAGTTTCAGCCGCAACCGGCCAAGGCGGTTTTCGCCTTGATTAGGAAAGTTCGAAAGATGGAAACGGATGCTCGAATCGGGCCGATCGTCAAGGATTGGTGCGACCGATTCGAAGAAGAGGCCCGCACGCTTCGGGATATCGATAAAGGTGTGCGAGTGGTTGACGGATCCGGTGAAAAATGGCGCGCATCCGAGATCTGGCTGCGTCGCAACACCGACATCTTGGATCGATTTCCGGTTGTGATGGGCGAGGATGGCCAGGAGGAGGTGCATATTCGGGGGACCTTGGGCGACAGCCTCTTGGACCGTCCGCAGTTCATCAAAGCAAATCGCCGGGTCCGATTCCCCCATACTGAATACGTAGCGGAATTGGATGACGATGCCTTTCTAATCGATAGTTGGTGTCGGGCTTTTCGTGATGCAAGGGGTCTGGGGGCCCTCGCATGGGAAAAACATCCAGAGGCTATGGCTGCGACCGAAACCCTTGTCCGGCTGACGGGACTGGTGGTGACCGATGAGATGGCGGTGGATTCGTGCGGAACCATTTTATGA
- a CDS encoding DUF4160 domain-containing protein, which yields MDKRAENQYVPDTVSAPGEGAIPAGKLKLVAAWIELHREELMADWELASQGETVFPIDPLR from the coding sequence ATGGATAAGCGTGCAGAGAACCAATATGTGCCGGACACAGTATCAGCTCCTGGCGAAGGGGCCATCCCTGCAGGAAAACTGAAGCTTGTGGCTGCCTGGATCGAGCTGCATAGAGAGGAATTGATGGCTGATTGGGAGCTGGCAAGCCAGGGAGAGACTGTTTTTCCGATTGATCCGCTCCGATAG
- a CDS encoding DUF4065 domain-containing protein, whose amino-acid sequence MKIIPCPKGHGPMALKQLCKKKTFKGVDIEYKADLFVCPVCGLEAGTVQTAGAVQCAIADSYREKVGLLTSREIKSLRETKSLTQQQLADAMNVGIASVKRWETGLVQSKSMDQALRIALECNTHSDNYTGNRKMNLPRIKLVAVTLERELGRRLLKAGDKFLFLAKYLWYVDMLAFRHLGKGLTGASYAALPYGPQLNNYRDLVKPIKDANGNDAEPLSAEEFRIIDKVAERFPNDEDVYKAAHQEEIWKQLPTGALIPYSRVGELTGI is encoded by the coding sequence ATGAAAATCATACCTTGCCCTAAGGGACATGGCCCAATGGCGCTTAAACAACTGTGCAAAAAGAAAACGTTCAAAGGCGTTGATATTGAGTATAAGGCAGACCTCTTTGTGTGCCCGGTCTGCGGGCTTGAGGCGGGGACAGTACAAACCGCCGGAGCTGTACAATGCGCTATTGCGGACAGCTACCGTGAGAAAGTCGGGCTTTTGACCAGCCGGGAAATCAAGTCTCTACGCGAGACAAAGAGTCTGACGCAACAGCAATTAGCGGATGCCATGAACGTGGGGATAGCCAGTGTTAAACGCTGGGAAACGGGCCTGGTTCAGAGCAAGTCCATGGACCAGGCCTTGCGGATCGCATTGGAGTGCAACACCCATTCGGACAACTATACCGGCAATCGGAAAATGAATTTGCCCAGGATTAAACTCGTCGCTGTGACATTAGAGAGAGAACTCGGCAGGCGATTGCTCAAAGCAGGGGATAAGTTTTTGTTTTTGGCAAAATATTTGTGGTACGTTGATATGCTTGCCTTTCGACACCTCGGAAAAGGGTTGACAGGAGCCAGTTACGCTGCGCTTCCCTATGGACCACAATTGAACAACTATAGGGACCTCGTTAAACCGATTAAGGACGCTAATGGGAACGATGCCGAGCCCCTTTCGGCTGAAGAATTCCGTATCATCGATAAGGTGGCTGAACGGTTTCCAAATGATGAGGATGTCTACAAGGCCGCACATCAAGAAGAAATCTGGAAACAGTTGCCAACTGGCGCTTTGATCCCTTATTCGCGAGTCGGTGAGTTGACCGGAATTTGA
- a CDS encoding CRISPR-associated protein Cas6 — protein sequence MHRVRITLPKRKSVDYRNIDTLHDALVNAWTAGGAPAEAVVGPNAGMWHFAALGWRQKEGNKVHTLVVGSPDPQLGTWLSEMDPADIRHARAATGEAVDFSAAEVRIDPDPIAPGLTSLGVVMLSPLAVSRKENSKRQWVSHVNEVDLSSAVSARLSRVADRPVQLKVEPDRLYVRCNQKHDSLIPLKEFADGRKSFVIGMRVPLVLQGAEEDLRLAWYAGIGEKNRFGFGCIGLVEKGVGR from the coding sequence ATGCATCGCGTCCGAATCACATTACCAAAAAGGAAAAGCGTTGACTATCGCAATATCGATACCCTTCATGACGCCCTGGTCAATGCTTGGACAGCTGGAGGAGCCCCCGCAGAAGCAGTGGTCGGCCCAAATGCCGGCATGTGGCATTTCGCTGCTCTGGGATGGCGTCAGAAAGAAGGGAACAAGGTGCATACCCTTGTGGTCGGTAGCCCGGATCCGCAATTAGGGACCTGGCTGTCGGAGATGGACCCAGCCGATATCCGGCATGCAAGGGCGGCTACGGGCGAAGCCGTTGACTTTTCCGCTGCAGAAGTGCGAATCGACCCCGACCCTATCGCACCGGGTCTGACATCTCTGGGCGTGGTCATGCTTTCGCCTCTGGCCGTGTCCCGAAAGGAAAACAGCAAGCGGCAATGGGTATCACATGTGAACGAGGTGGACTTGAGTTCCGCGGTGAGTGCGCGGCTTTCAAGAGTGGCGGATCGTCCGGTTCAGCTTAAGGTTGAGCCTGATCGACTTTATGTCCGCTGCAACCAGAAACACGACTCGCTGATACCGCTCAAAGAGTTTGCGGACGGCCGAAAAAGCTTCGTCATAGGCATGCGCGTCCCCTTGGTTCTCCAGGGTGCCGAAGAAGATCTCCGCTTGGCCTGGTACGCGGGAATCGGCGAAAAAAATCGCTTTGGTTTTGGGTGCATCGGCTTGGTGGAAAAGGGGGTGGGACGATGA
- a CDS encoding nucleotidyltransferase domain-containing protein, which yields MAEMMLSERESEALRQIKAKVTAAFHVVDFVLYGSAARGEAHEESDFDLMIVVSEPISRFKRHEITDIVFDVNLEFGTNFSTLVVDQDSWETGMLSVLPLRDEIIRDGIRL from the coding sequence ATGGCTGAAATGATGCTTTCGGAGAGAGAATCTGAAGCGTTACGCCAAATCAAGGCAAAGGTGACGGCGGCATTTCACGTGGTGGATTTTGTGCTGTACGGTTCTGCTGCGAGAGGGGAGGCACATGAGGAGTCAGACTTCGACCTGATGATCGTGGTCTCTGAACCCATTTCCCGCTTCAAACGCCACGAAATTACAGACATTGTTTTTGATGTCAATTTGGAGTTCGGGACCAACTTCAGCACGCTGGTAGTGGATCAAGACTCCTGGGAAACGGGGATGTTATCCGTGCTCCCACTGAGAGACGAGATCATTAGAGATGGGATACGTCTATGA
- the cas1 gene encoding CRISPR-associated endonuclease Cas1, with amino-acid sequence METLFVSRDAVLKRKENTLFISVNGEARPFPIEKIRHIVLMSESRLNSRLLCLCGANGVRISVFDYYGYFKGAFEPIDQSASGRVKLEQARSILDPSERMGIARELVRGAGHNMRANLLYYRYRGEMGVNSAVQQMDALMERIGKAPDPPGLMGMEGQLHQQYYAAWRHIDPGLDFGRRVRRPPNNPINCLISFLNQMTYAVVRHETCKTHLDGSLSWLHAPGNGRSSLSLDLSEPFKPLFTDVLIFRMTRKRMIKDNWFEQHDGVCLLTELGRRHVAEQFSGRLEETVQKRTYREWVYREALNLERHVMGIAEYESFKRRL; translated from the coding sequence GTGGAAACCCTTTTCGTCTCCCGCGATGCGGTCCTGAAACGGAAAGAGAACACCCTGTTCATTTCAGTGAACGGGGAGGCACGACCGTTTCCGATTGAAAAGATCCGCCATATCGTCCTCATGTCGGAAAGCAGGTTGAATTCACGGCTACTGTGTCTATGCGGCGCCAATGGTGTACGTATCTCCGTGTTTGATTATTATGGCTATTTCAAGGGAGCGTTCGAACCTATTGACCAGAGCGCGTCTGGCCGCGTGAAATTGGAACAGGCCAGGTCCATTCTCGATCCATCGGAACGGATGGGAATTGCACGGGAGCTGGTCCGGGGAGCAGGGCACAACATGCGTGCCAATTTGCTGTATTATCGATATCGGGGCGAGATGGGGGTGAACAGCGCAGTCCAACAGATGGATGCGCTCATGGAGAGGATCGGGAAGGCACCCGATCCACCCGGCTTAATGGGTATGGAAGGCCAACTGCACCAACAGTATTACGCCGCATGGCGGCATATAGATCCAGGCCTCGATTTCGGACGGCGGGTTCGTCGTCCGCCGAATAATCCGATCAACTGTTTGATTTCATTCCTGAACCAAATGACCTACGCTGTCGTGCGTCACGAGACCTGCAAGACCCACTTGGACGGGAGCTTGAGCTGGCTGCACGCCCCCGGAAACGGTCGCTCGTCTCTCAGTCTGGATTTGTCGGAACCGTTTAAGCCTTTGTTTACAGACGTGTTGATCTTTCGGATGACCCGGAAGAGAATGATCAAGGATAATTGGTTTGAACAGCACGACGGCGTTTGTCTGCTCACGGAGTTGGGGCGTCGACATGTGGCTGAACAGTTTTCGGGCCGATTGGAGGAGACCGTCCAAAAGCGTACCTACCGGGAGTGGGTTTATCGGGAAGCCCTAAATTTGGAACGGCATGTCATGGGGATCGCCGAGTATGAATCCTTCAAGCGAAGACTTTAA
- a CDS encoding type I-D CRISPR-associated protein Csc2 translates to MKRFIPYLGNIDLLVTASPSESKGKKDEYIHPALKNLGCINLVVIREAIAPVVFRNAEQEITDIEVLDEPYVRAVPNKFKYPEKGRGLQILRAYGVGGRLPQNKTILRKDQKPSDAYDLNTLVFGDSTTHDTRILPVRAGVNYSDGLSLLPKHLCVDESFHNRAMEDGTLFDAESKKNSEHLFTRYFILPGTLMVQVLSTRGKVLPLEGLDHLLLSMGLAGSYGGQTSITGVNIHSRLVGLYGSRFERAETSPYEVVKAMTGKGLDLKSPNVVTEKLHELLSPLHEAAMGPDEAQAYQRNLVERFEADDPELKDQYIKAAPKVAELFDSWFGTGKSS, encoded by the coding sequence ATGAAACGATTTATCCCTTATCTGGGCAACATCGACTTATTGGTGACGGCCAGCCCTAGCGAAAGCAAGGGCAAGAAAGATGAATATATCCATCCAGCGCTAAAAAACCTTGGGTGCATCAATCTTGTAGTGATCCGGGAAGCCATCGCCCCGGTGGTGTTCCGGAATGCGGAGCAGGAAATTACGGATATTGAGGTTTTGGATGAGCCTTACGTTCGCGCTGTTCCCAACAAATTTAAATATCCGGAAAAAGGCCGCGGCCTTCAAATTCTCCGCGCTTATGGGGTTGGGGGACGACTGCCTCAGAACAAGACGATCCTCCGCAAGGATCAGAAGCCGTCGGACGCCTATGATCTGAATACTCTGGTTTTCGGCGATTCCACCACCCATGACACGCGGATTCTGCCGGTGCGGGCCGGAGTAAACTATTCCGACGGGCTGAGCCTTTTGCCTAAACATCTGTGTGTGGATGAAAGCTTTCACAATCGGGCCATGGAGGACGGCACTTTGTTCGATGCCGAAAGCAAGAAGAACAGCGAACATCTGTTTACCCGCTATTTCATCCTGCCGGGGACCTTGATGGTGCAGGTCCTGTCCACTCGGGGCAAGGTGCTGCCTCTGGAAGGACTGGACCACCTGCTGCTCTCCATGGGGCTTGCCGGTTCCTATGGCGGGCAGACCTCCATCACCGGCGTCAACATCCATTCCCGTCTGGTGGGACTCTATGGCAGTCGGTTTGAGAGGGCCGAGACATCTCCTTACGAGGTGGTAAAGGCCATGACCGGAAAGGGCTTAGACCTGAAGAGTCCCAACGTGGTGACTGAAAAGCTCCACGAGTTGCTGTCACCTCTCCATGAAGCGGCCATGGGACCCGACGAAGCCCAGGCTTATCAACGCAACCTGGTGGAACGGTTCGAAGCGGATGATCCCGAGTTGAAGGATCAATATATCAAGGCCGCGCCCAAAGTGGCGGAACTGTTCGACAGCTGGTTCGGTACGGGGAAATCATCATGA
- a CDS encoding ribbon-helix-helix domain-containing protein yields MKTLSITVPDHLAEQIHDYVRSGFFMSEPDVVVAAISEFIRRNRVDLMERFACEDIAWAKNEAHAGQ; encoded by the coding sequence TTGAAAACATTATCAATCACCGTTCCGGACCATCTGGCCGAGCAAATTCACGATTATGTTCGCTCCGGTTTCTTCATGTCTGAACCGGACGTTGTTGTGGCGGCGATTTCGGAATTCATCCGGCGCAACCGGGTTGACCTGATGGAGCGTTTTGCCTGCGAAGACATTGCGTGGGCCAAGAATGAGGCCCATGCTGGCCAATGA
- a CDS encoding CRISPR-associated protein Cas4 encodes MRWRWIRAEPFYERVERLGLHGLHFQHVTLCERRAWMYFHGINFAQWHARVATGTAKHQSSYARDHSVEGLMGLAPDRINWDDRIVYENKGTGGAVEASDNQTAFYAVMLSIATGKGWRAVTHVLSTRRGREVPLDANRLESLWRASERLEELARLEAPPQATRIRLCDTCSLSGFCGFE; translated from the coding sequence ATGAGATGGCGGTGGATTCGTGCGGAACCATTTTATGAGCGTGTCGAACGGCTGGGACTCCATGGGCTACATTTCCAGCATGTTACTCTGTGCGAACGGCGCGCTTGGATGTATTTTCACGGGATCAATTTCGCCCAGTGGCACGCCAGGGTAGCTACGGGGACGGCCAAGCACCAATCGAGTTATGCCAGGGATCATTCGGTCGAAGGACTGATGGGCCTTGCCCCTGACCGGATCAATTGGGATGATCGCATCGTTTATGAAAACAAGGGAACAGGCGGTGCAGTTGAGGCATCCGACAACCAGACGGCCTTTTATGCCGTGATGCTCTCCATCGCCACCGGGAAGGGATGGCGGGCCGTGACGCACGTCCTGTCCACCCGGCGAGGACGGGAGGTCCCGTTGGATGCAAATCGCCTTGAATCGCTATGGCGGGCCTCGGAGCGGCTGGAGGAACTCGCCCGTTTGGAAGCGCCCCCACAGGCAACGCGAATCCGACTTTGCGATACCTGCTCTTTGTCGGGTTTTTGTGGATTCGAGTAA
- a CDS encoding HEPN domain-containing protein, whose protein sequence is MNNQEKRSAVIAFWFEKAEESLSAARREFEAGSLTFAINRIYYAAFYAASALLMAHNLFFRKHSGVRAAFHQQFIKPGRLERKWGRLYDQLFEDRQEGDYMVFISFEPTYVETQLNECEQLIEQLRPLIKSNP, encoded by the coding sequence ATGAACAATCAGGAGAAACGCTCCGCTGTTATCGCATTCTGGTTTGAAAAGGCAGAAGAAAGCCTATCCGCTGCTCGGCGAGAATTTGAAGCAGGATCTTTAACCTTTGCAATAAATCGGATTTACTATGCGGCCTTTTATGCGGCATCGGCGTTGTTAATGGCGCACAATTTGTTTTTCAGAAAGCATTCCGGGGTACGCGCAGCGTTTCATCAGCAATTCATCAAGCCCGGTCGGCTTGAGCGGAAATGGGGCCGGCTCTATGATCAGCTTTTTGAGGATCGGCAGGAGGGGGATTATATGGTCTTCATTTCTTTTGAGCCGACTTACGTAGAGACCCAGTTGAATGAATGTGAACAGCTTATAGAACAACTCCGGCCCTTGATAAAATCCAATCCATAA
- a CDS encoding DUF2442 domain-containing protein, which produces MNPRVKSVRPNPDYTLTIVFENGETRRFDVKPYLEKGVFKELRALKNFNSVKVFLGSIQWRDGQDLCPDTLYMDSEPVSEILDSSDWETDRIPIGVAESQADFDHNK; this is translated from the coding sequence ATGAACCCCAGAGTCAAATCGGTACGCCCTAATCCGGATTATACCCTCACCATCGTCTTCGAGAATGGAGAAACCAGACGCTTTGATGTGAAACCCTATCTTGAAAAGGGGGTATTCAAGGAACTTCGGGCGCTGAAGAATTTTAACTCAGTGAAGGTCTTCCTGGGCAGCATCCAGTGGAGGGACGGTCAGGACCTTTGTCCGGATACGCTCTATATGGACAGCGAACCCGTTTCCGAAATCCTGGACAGCTCTGACTGGGAAACCGATCGTATCCCAATCGGCGTTGCTGAGTCTCAGGCGGATTTTGACCATAACAAATAG
- a CDS encoding DUF3368 domain-containing protein, producing the protein MRIENVVVNSSPLIVLFRSGQADLIPKLFRKVIVPEQVYAEVLPGKMDDAARISLPRTEWVIRKKVGITLPVAAWNLGNGESAVFSYALENPGARALVDDLAARRCAKAFGIPTLGTGALLVLAKRRGLIHSVKDGVKSLTDAGLYLSDSVVRLLISEAGE; encoded by the coding sequence ATGCGGATTGAAAATGTTGTGGTGAACAGTTCCCCTCTGATCGTTCTTTTCAGAAGCGGGCAGGCGGACTTAATTCCGAAGCTCTTCAGGAAAGTCATCGTACCTGAACAGGTATACGCTGAGGTCCTGCCTGGGAAAATGGATGACGCCGCAAGGATATCACTGCCCCGGACAGAATGGGTCATCAGGAAAAAGGTGGGGATCACTCTTCCTGTAGCTGCCTGGAACCTGGGAAATGGGGAATCTGCGGTGTTTTCGTATGCCCTGGAAAACCCCGGCGCCAGAGCGCTTGTGGATGATCTTGCCGCACGCAGATGTGCCAAGGCCTTTGGAATTCCGACCTTAGGCACCGGCGCCCTTCTGGTTCTTGCCAAACGACGCGGTTTGATTCATTCAGTGAAAGACGGGGTCAAATCGCTTACGGATGCAGGATTGTATCTCTCCGATTCCGTTGTCCGATTGCTCATTTCCGAAGCGGGAGAATGA
- the cas2 gene encoding CRISPR-associated endonuclease Cas2 — translation MYVLMTYDVEAKRTEKFKKLLRKYLDHIQYSVFSGDLSEAKLIELRRSISRLLQPGERVTEVTAANRKNVDVVHFVKRESGKGEAKQCRDNSHSTDFGVL, via the coding sequence ATGTATGTTCTAATGACCTATGATGTTGAAGCTAAACGTACGGAAAAGTTCAAAAAGCTGCTCCGAAAATACCTGGATCATATACAGTATTCAGTTTTCAGCGGTGATCTGTCGGAAGCCAAGCTGATCGAACTGCGACGTTCTATAAGCCGACTTTTGCAACCGGGAGAACGGGTTACGGAGGTGACGGCAGCCAATCGGAAAAACGTCGATGTCGTCCATTTTGTGAAAAGGGAAAGCGGCAAAGGGGAGGCAAAGCAATGCAGAGACAATTCCCATTCAACAGATTTTGGTGTGCTGTAG
- a CDS encoding ORF6N domain-containing protein, with the protein MPRRRSPVQIEIIENSIFVIRGLKVMLDKDLAELYGIETKSLKQAVKRNPDRFPSDFMFILTSQEVINLRSQIVTSSSDGWGGSRYRPMAFTEQGVAMLSSVLRSRRAIEVNIEIMRAFVRLREILATHKELAAKVSDLENRITDHDEQIQMIFEAIRQLMTLPEKPRKKIGFEVNEPKGRYGKRSRKTEG; encoded by the coding sequence ATGCCGAGAAGAAGATCCCCGGTTCAAATTGAAATCATCGAGAACTCCATTTTCGTTATACGTGGCCTGAAGGTTATGCTGGATAAAGACTTGGCCGAATTATATGGCATTGAAACAAAGAGTCTGAAGCAGGCAGTGAAAAGAAATCCGGATAGGTTCCCTTCGGATTTCATGTTTATACTCACATCTCAAGAGGTTATAAACTTGAGGTCACAAATTGTGACCTCAAGTTCCGATGGTTGGGGAGGCTCGCGATATAGGCCGATGGCTTTTACAGAGCAGGGGGTTGCCATGCTTTCAAGTGTCCTTAGGAGCAGACGAGCGATAGAGGTAAATATAGAGATCATGAGGGCATTTGTAAGATTGAGGGAAATCTTGGCCACCCACAAGGAACTTGCTGCCAAAGTCAGCGATCTCGAAAATCGCATCACAGATCACGATGAACAGATTCAGATGATCTTCGAGGCCATCCGGCAGCTCATGACGCTACCAGAAAAACCGAGAAAAAAGATCGGCTTCGAGGTCAATGAACCCAAAGGTCGGTATGGCAAGCGATCCAGGAAAACGGAGGGTTGA
- a CDS encoding UPF0175 family protein has product MTTLIMELPETVFSALHADPKEFTRQMRIAAAIKWYELGRISQNKGAEIAGLSRSEFIDALSEASVSPLQISPEQLREELADAD; this is encoded by the coding sequence GTGACAACACTGATCATGGAATTGCCCGAAACCGTATTCTCAGCTCTCCACGCGGACCCAAAGGAGTTCACCCGGCAAATGCGGATTGCCGCAGCTATTAAATGGTATGAACTGGGCAGGATTTCACAAAACAAAGGGGCGGAGATCGCAGGTCTTTCCAGATCTGAATTCATAGATGCGTTATCAGAGGCCAGTGTGTCTCCATTGCAGATTAGCCCGGAACAACTCCGCGAGGAACTCGCTGATGCGGATTGA